One segment of Erigeron canadensis isolate Cc75 chromosome 2, C_canadensis_v1, whole genome shotgun sequence DNA contains the following:
- the LOC122586349 gene encoding uncharacterized protein LOC122586349, whose protein sequence is MEIVVHSGDQAADFLPFGIHLSENWPAWIPGVVLALVVPFFTNKWGPFANIKEELDKVEEAVDNVADRVEEIAEKVEDFVGDMADDLPEGSQFKQKLEQVEKVADTIGKDAKKVSDIIDKMDEMEAKLETMLDKANEKKKTTPTKIEPE, encoded by the exons at GGAAATTGTAGTCCACAGTGGGGATCAAGCTGCGGATTTCCTGCCTTTTGGAATTCATTTGTCTGAAAACTG GCCAGCATGGATCCCTGGAGTTGTATTGGCTCTTGTTGTACCATTTTTCACAAACAAATGGGGTCCTTTTGCAAATATCAAAG AGGAACTCGACAAAGTAGAGGAGGCGGTTGATAATGTGGCCGATCGAGTGGAAGAAATCGCAGAGAAGGTGGAAGACTTTGTTGGAGATATGGCCGATGATCTACCAGAAGGCAGtcaatttaaacaaaaattagaaCAAGTTGAAAAGGTTGCTGATACCATCGGAAAGGATGCCAAAAAGGTCTCTGATATTATTGACAAG ATGGACGAAATGGAAGCCAAATTGGAAACGATGCTCGATAAAGCGAATGAGAAAAAGAAGACCACACCTACAAAAATAGAGCCAGAATAG